From Jiangella mangrovi:
GTGAGCGGAGCGCTCTGCACCCCTGCCGCGACGGCGTCGACCAGCCGGTGCCGGTCGACGACCGGGAAGGCGGGCCGGGGCGGGCGCAGCCGGGCGGGCAGCGCCGGCGGCCGTGCGCCGCTCACGCGCTCACCCATGATCGTTCTGGCAGCGTGCCCCGTCACGATGCCTCACCCCCGTGTTCCACATCCCTTCACGGCTACGGCCGTGAGCCATCACCCGAAAAAGGTGAGAGCACTCTCATCCGCGCTGAAAGAAGCCGGTATCCAGGTCGCGCACGACGGCGTCGACGGCATCGCCGCCGACCGTGATCGGGCCGCGCCACGGCGCGCTGAGCGCGAACAGCAGCGCCAGGCTGAGGCCGACCACGCCGGCCAGACCGACCACCAGCAGCGAGATCCGCGCGCCGCCCCGGACCGCCAGCGCGCTCGCGTTGACGATCAGCGCGACCCCGCTGGCCACCAGCGTGACGACGTAGAGCGCCGGGATCTCGTGGTCCGCGGCGACGATGCGGGCCCGGCGAGTGCTGGTGACGGCGTCCACGGCCGTGAGCAGCTCGGTCGAGGCCGGCGTGCCGATCTGCTGCCAGCGGCCCGCCTGCGTCCGGACGGCCTGCTCCATGGCCGCGATGGCGCGCTCGGTGTCGGCGTCGTCGCCGGTGGCGGCGGCCGGGCCGCTCCACTCCCGCTCGCGCGTGGTGATCAGGTAGTCGCGCAGGGCCGCGTGGATCGGCTCGGAGTCCACGCCGGGGTTGGTCGCCGCCCAGGCCAGCCGCGCCGCCGCGGCGCCCTCGTCGCTGACGTAGCCCTCCGCGGCGCGCAGGTAGCCGGCCTCGCTGGACAGCGTCAGCGCGCTGAGGATGGCGAACGCCGCCCCCAGGGCCGGCATCAGCGGCGCGGCGATGCGCTGGACGCGGTCCCGCTCGGCCTCGGGGACCAGCGCCCGCACGGCCGCCGTCGACGCGACGACCACCAGCAGCGCCAGCACGAGGCAGCCCCCGACGAGCACGCCGGCCGGGAGCGAGCTGAGCCAGGTCATCGGCCGGCCTCCAGGGCGATGCCCCGGTCGTCACAGGGCGGCGGGTCGTCCGTGCCGACCAGCTCGAGCTCCTGGTCGATGACCTGCAGCACCCGCTCCATCGCCACCGGCTGCAGCCCGCCGACGCCGGGATGGAACGGGTCGTTGAGCGCCTGGACCAGGAGCAGCAGCGCCGTGATGACCGAGACGACGGTGCCCATGAGCAGCGCCTGCACCTGGATCGCCTCGCCGCTGTCGGCGAAGAACAGCATGTAGAAGAAGATCAGCACCGAGGCGAAGAGCAGCACGATCCACATCGGCGCCGGGATCACGCCGACGGCGCCGTGGATGCGGTCGTTGCGCGCCGCCTCGCGGTCCGACGTCTGGCTCAGCCAGGTGTCGAAGGCCGACTCCTGGACCGATGTCGTCGGCTCCACCGTGCGGATCGTCCGGAACAGCTCCGCACCCCACGGGTTGAGCTCCTCGCCGAGGGTGCCCGCGTACATCCGCTCCCACTGCACCCCGGCGACCGACCGCGCGTAGCAGACCAGCTCCCCCGTCAGCTCCGCCGCCTGGGGGGCCGGCAGCAGCTGCGCGGTCTCGACCTGCTGGGCGACGATCAGCGCCTCGTCCTCCGCGCCCACGCGGGCAGCGTCGTAGCTGGTGAAGGCCAGGAAGACGACGAAGCCGAGCAGGACGGCGAACCCCGTCGCGAGCACGCCGAACACCCCGGCCGCGCGGTCGCCGTCGTGGAAGTAGCCGCCGTCCGGTGCACCGCGCCGGACCAGCAGCATGACGCCGACCGCCACCGCCGTCACCGCGATGACGACCACCGCGGCGACGACGATGTTCATCGGCGCCGGCCGGTCAGCTGCCGGCGGTGATGTCCCGGCCGTGGACCGTCAGCGCCCAGACGACGCTCACGGCCACCGCGATGATCACGACTGCCCAGATCGGGTAGTACGGCAGCCACGCGAACGCCGCCAGCATGCTGAGTCCCGCGAGGATCACGCCCACGGTGCGGGCCGCGACCGACCCCGTGAACAGCGCGGCCCCCGCGATCACCAGCACGATGCCCAGGATGAGGTGGATCCAGCCCCAGGTGTCCGCGTCGAAGTCGAAGACGTACTCCCTGACCTGCGTGAAGAAGTCGTCGTCGAAGATCGCGACCAGTCCGGCGATCGCGTGGAACACGCCGATCATGACCATCATGACGGCGGCGAAGACGATCCAGCCCACGGCCCACGCACTCGGCTCGCGGTAGTCGTCCTCCGTGTCTCTCGGAATGTGGAGATCGGTCATCTCGCACCTGCCTCGACGGCGGTCTACTGCCGGCACGCGGTTCGCGCCGGCTAGGTGCGACGCTCTCCCGACCGGGGGTGCGGTCGCATCACCCCCCGAGGGTGATTGCTTGCTCACCCCTGGGACGCTCGGCCCAGGATGGGTGAGCACCTGCTGGTGCCATAGCGCCACCAGACGCTCACCCATCGACGCCCGAGGGCACCCGGGCGCGATGGTTGAGGGATCCGTGCTGCTATGGCTACCCGCACCCATCACCCTCAGAGGGCGGAGCGGTCGGCGAGCAGGGCCGGGTCGGGGACGGCGATTGCGGCGGCGTCGGGGCGCTCGGGGGTGTCCGGGAGAGGCTC
This genomic window contains:
- a CDS encoding DUF4239 domain-containing protein, which codes for MNIVVAAVVVIAVTAVAVGVMLLVRRGAPDGGYFHDGDRAAGVFGVLATGFAVLLGFVVFLAFTSYDAARVGAEDEALIVAQQVETAQLLPAPQAAELTGELVCYARSVAGVQWERMYAGTLGEELNPWGAELFRTIRTVEPTTSVQESAFDTWLSQTSDREAARNDRIHGAVGVIPAPMWIVLLFASVLIFFYMLFFADSGEAIQVQALLMGTVVSVITALLLLVQALNDPFHPGVGGLQPVAMERVLQVIDQELELVGTDDPPPCDDRGIALEAGR
- a CDS encoding DUF7144 family membrane protein encodes the protein MTDLHIPRDTEDDYREPSAWAVGWIVFAAVMMVMIGVFHAIAGLVAIFDDDFFTQVREYVFDFDADTWGWIHLILGIVLVIAGAALFTGSVAARTVGVILAGLSMLAAFAWLPYYPIWAVVIIAVAVSVVWALTVHGRDITAGS